The Acidobacteriota bacterium genome has a window encoding:
- the phoU gene encoding phosphate signaling complex protein PhoU, translated as MDRHFEEDLKELRERVLYMGGLAETMIHQSIYALSMRKEELCSDVFVHEEKVNDLHIEIDDRSLKLIALHQPVAHDLRFLIAAIKIGSELERIGDQAVNIAENTIILLKYPPLKPLIDIPRMADTAKGMVKDSLESYVKGDPILARNVILRDNDVDGLKDQLFRELLTYMISDPSTIATALPLILISRNLERIADHATNISEDVIYMIAGKDIRHHAEEKKSDPPGFSPASS; from the coding sequence ATGGACAGACACTTTGAAGAGGATCTGAAGGAGTTAAGAGAAAGAGTCCTTTATATGGGAGGGCTTGCCGAAACGATGATACACCAGAGCATCTACGCTCTGAGCATGAGGAAAGAGGAGCTATGCAGTGATGTCTTTGTCCATGAGGAGAAGGTCAACGATCTCCACATTGAGATCGATGACAGGAGTCTGAAGCTGATAGCCCTTCATCAGCCCGTGGCTCACGATCTGCGATTCCTCATCGCCGCCATCAAGATTGGAAGCGAGCTGGAACGTATTGGGGACCAGGCGGTCAATATCGCAGAGAATACCATCATTCTTCTGAAATATCCGCCCCTGAAGCCTCTCATCGATATCCCAAGGATGGCCGATACCGCCAAAGGGATGGTCAAGGATTCCTTGGAATCCTACGTGAAGGGAGACCCCATTCTGGCAAGGAACGTCATCCTCAGGGACAACGACGTGGATGGCTTGAAGGACCAGCTCTTCCGGGAGCTTCTCACTTATATGATCTCCGATCCCTCCACTATTGCGACGGCCCTTCCCCTTATTCTCATATCCAGGAATCTGGAGAGGATTGCCGATCACGCCACCAATATCTCCGAGGATGTTATCTACATGATCGCCGGGAAAGACATCCGCCACCACGCCGAAGAAAAGAAAAGCGATCCTCCAGGCTTCTCACCGGCTTCTTCATAA